Proteins from a single region of Sphingomonas sp.:
- a CDS encoding histidine kinase: MPAPIRDPGLLSRPFFEDKSRAFWLLQAAGWSGYLLLRTVVSISNAITVEAIIAAIIEAIVGYCLTLLLSTLYGYFRRFNRISGVLLTLTALLLATVIYAVIDAFTFSFIKAAEPGISIPLVIGSLFLNFTVLAGWSALYFGINFYLIVEQQIDQMQALEMQASHAQLAMLRYQLNPHFLFNTLNSISTLVLLKQTERANVMLSRLSSFLRYTLANEPTAHVTLAQEVETLQLYLEIEKMRFDERLRPHFDIDPRVARARLPSLLLQPLVENAIKYAVTPQEEGADITVSARLAGERVQISVSDTGPGLIERQPRPTLSTGVGLANIKERLAQSFGADHRFDSQSNPGQGFSVEIEIPFQIEEPNREAA, translated from the coding sequence ATGCCGGCACCGATCCGCGATCCCGGCCTGCTCTCGCGCCCGTTCTTCGAGGACAAGTCGCGCGCCTTCTGGCTGCTCCAGGCGGCGGGCTGGTCGGGCTACCTGTTGCTGCGCACCGTGGTATCGATTTCGAACGCGATCACGGTCGAGGCGATCATCGCCGCGATCATCGAGGCGATCGTCGGCTACTGCCTGACGCTGCTGCTCTCGACGCTCTATGGTTATTTCCGCCGGTTCAACCGCATCAGCGGCGTGCTGCTGACCCTCACCGCGCTCCTGCTGGCGACGGTCATCTACGCGGTGATCGACGCCTTCACCTTCAGCTTCATCAAGGCCGCCGAGCCGGGCATCAGCATACCCCTCGTCATCGGCTCGCTGTTCCTCAATTTCACAGTCCTCGCCGGCTGGTCCGCGCTCTATTTCGGGATCAATTTCTATCTGATCGTCGAGCAGCAGATCGATCAGATGCAGGCGCTGGAGATGCAGGCCAGCCACGCCCAGCTGGCGATGCTGCGCTATCAGCTCAATCCGCATTTCCTGTTCAACACGCTCAATTCGATCTCGACGCTGGTGCTGCTCAAGCAGACCGAGCGCGCCAACGTGATGCTGTCCCGCCTCAGCTCGTTCCTGCGCTACACGCTCGCCAACGAGCCGACCGCGCATGTCACGCTCGCGCAGGAGGTCGAGACCCTCCAGCTCTATCTCGAGATCGAGAAGATGCGCTTCGACGAGCGCCTGCGCCCGCATTTCGATATCGATCCGCGCGTCGCCAGGGCGCGGCTGCCCTCGCTGCTGCTCCAGCCGCTGGTCGAAAACGCGATCAAATATGCGGTGACGCCGCAGGAGGAGGGCGCCGATATCACCGTTTCGGCTCGGCTCGCCGGAGAACGGGTGCAGATCAGCGTATCCGACACCGGACCTGGATTGATCGAACGCCAGCCGAGGCCGACCCTTTCAACCGGCGTGGGGCTCGCCAATATAAAGGAACGGCTGGCGCAGTCCTTCGGGGCTGACCACCGTTTCGATTCGCAGTCGAACCCGGGGCAGGGGTTCAGCGTTGAGATCGAGATACCGTTCCAGATCGAGGAACCGAACCGAGAGGCCGCATGA